A genomic stretch from Mycobacterium cookii includes:
- a CDS encoding alpha/beta hydrolase, producing MTDGLDGWERLDPALRPVATTRTNFSRRAVKLMREPFNDRRREAAALIDVSGLQIADHTAQAGAARVPVRVYRGGQTEQAPVAVYCHAGGFALGNLDTDHRQCVELARRGRCTVVSVDYRLSPEHPYPAALDDATTALRWVAASATELGVDPARIAVAGSSAGATLAAGLAHGSADGTLPAVGFQLLHQPVLDDRETPSKAEFRSSPAFDSEAAELMWRHYLGPDTGSAAAVPARRDRLAGLPTTLITCAEIDPFRDEAVDHALRLLRAGVSTELHVFARTCHGFDSLLPEWSASQRLFELQGEALSHMWDDT from the coding sequence ATGACCGACGGCTTGGATGGTTGGGAGCGGCTCGATCCTGCGCTGCGTCCCGTCGCAACGACACGGACGAATTTCTCGCGGCGTGCGGTCAAGCTCATGCGCGAGCCGTTCAACGACCGCCGCCGCGAAGCGGCCGCACTGATCGACGTGTCCGGCTTGCAGATCGCCGACCATACGGCGCAGGCCGGGGCGGCCCGTGTGCCGGTGCGTGTCTACCGCGGCGGCCAGACAGAGCAGGCGCCGGTGGCGGTGTATTGCCATGCAGGCGGATTCGCGTTGGGAAACCTCGACACCGATCACCGCCAGTGCGTGGAGCTGGCCCGCCGCGGCCGCTGCACGGTCGTGTCCGTCGACTACCGGCTGTCCCCGGAACACCCGTATCCAGCCGCGCTCGACGACGCCACCACCGCGCTGCGATGGGTCGCCGCCAGTGCGACCGAACTCGGCGTCGACCCGGCCCGGATCGCCGTTGCAGGCAGCAGTGCCGGGGCGACCCTGGCGGCGGGCCTGGCGCACGGTAGCGCCGACGGGACACTGCCGGCGGTCGGCTTCCAGCTCTTGCACCAGCCGGTGCTGGACGATCGGGAAACCCCGTCGAAGGCCGAGTTCCGCAGCAGCCCCGCTTTCGACAGCGAAGCAGCGGAACTGATGTGGCGTCACTACCTAGGCCCCGACACCGGATCGGCGGCCGCCGTGCCCGCCCGGCGAGACCGATTGGCCGGTTTGCCAACTACTTTGATCACGTGCGCCGAAATCGATCCCTTTCGCGACGAAGCGGTCGACCATGCGCTTCGGCTGCTTCGCGCCGGGGTTTCCACCGAGCTGCACGTGTTTGCGCGCACCTGCCACGGCTTCGACTCGCTGTTGCCCGAATGGTCGGCGTCGCAGCGGTTGTTCGAGCTGCAGGGTGAGGCGTTGAGCCATATGTGGGACGACACCTAA
- a CDS encoding hydroxyacid-oxoacid transhydrogenase, translated as MACCEVPIAAEDCDGAFTVDSSRVTFGRGCLAEVGDRAGALGLRRVALFSDAGVAKLPIFAKTRDSLIAAGIDVVTYTDTHVEPTDASFQDGARFAQEVDPDGYVSLGGGSVIDTCKAANLYTTYPADFLTYVNAPIGEGKPVPGPLKPHIACPTTAGTGSEVTGITIFDLLSRKAKTGIASHALRPTEALVDPDCTASLPPEVVASAGLDVLSHALESYTARPYVRRRAPERPSLRPMSQGANPWSDLGCREALRLLGQYLERAVHDASDSEAREQMMWAATLAGIAFGNAGVHAPHGMAYAVAGLVRDFRPSGYPAHEPLVPHGMAVILNAPSSFRYTAEASPERHLEGARLLGADTQGAGAKDAGEVLANELIRFMRAVGIPNGLGGVGYSEDDVVALTEGAHPQQRLLQNAPREMSKPVLADLFRRAMRYW; from the coding sequence ATGGCGTGCTGCGAAGTCCCAATTGCTGCTGAGGATTGCGACGGAGCCTTCACTGTCGACTCGTCGCGGGTCACGTTCGGGCGCGGTTGCCTAGCGGAAGTAGGTGACCGGGCCGGCGCGCTCGGGCTACGGCGGGTGGCGTTGTTCTCCGATGCCGGCGTGGCCAAACTGCCCATCTTCGCGAAAACGCGCGACTCGCTGATCGCGGCCGGAATCGACGTCGTCACCTACACCGACACACACGTGGAACCCACCGACGCGTCTTTTCAAGACGGAGCGCGTTTCGCGCAAGAGGTGGACCCCGATGGCTACGTGTCGCTGGGCGGCGGCTCTGTCATCGACACGTGCAAGGCCGCCAATCTGTACACCACCTATCCCGCCGACTTTCTGACCTACGTCAACGCGCCGATCGGCGAAGGCAAACCCGTACCCGGCCCGCTCAAGCCGCATATCGCGTGCCCGACCACGGCAGGCACCGGCAGCGAGGTCACCGGCATCACGATCTTCGACCTTTTGTCGCGAAAGGCTAAGACCGGAATCGCTTCTCACGCGCTGCGTCCCACCGAGGCGCTCGTCGACCCGGACTGCACCGCGAGCCTGCCGCCCGAGGTCGTCGCATCGGCGGGGCTCGATGTGCTGTCACACGCTCTGGAGTCCTACACCGCGCGGCCCTACGTCCGGCGGCGCGCTCCCGAACGGCCCAGCCTGCGGCCCATGAGTCAGGGCGCTAACCCATGGAGCGATCTGGGCTGCCGCGAGGCGTTGCGTCTGCTGGGGCAGTACTTGGAGCGCGCGGTGCACGACGCTTCCGATAGCGAGGCCCGCGAGCAAATGATGTGGGCGGCAACGCTTGCGGGCATCGCGTTCGGCAACGCGGGCGTTCATGCGCCGCACGGCATGGCCTACGCGGTGGCAGGGCTGGTGCGGGACTTCCGTCCGTCGGGCTACCCGGCCCATGAGCCGCTGGTGCCGCACGGCATGGCCGTCATCCTCAATGCGCCGTCGTCGTTCCGCTACACCGCCGAGGCGAGTCCGGAGCGGCACTTGGAGGGCGCACGACTGCTCGGCGCTGACACGCAAGGCGCCGGCGCGAAGGATGCGGGCGAGGTGCTGGCCAACGAGCTCATCCGCTTCATGCGAGCCGTTGGCATCCCGAACGGCCTCGGGGGCGTGGGCTACAGCGAAGACGACGTGGTCGCGCTGACCGAGGGCGCTCACCCGCAGCAGCGTCTCCTCCAGAACGCTCCGCGTGAGATGAGCAAACCTGTTCTGGCGGACCTGTTTCGGCGCGCGATGCGCTACTGGTAG